Genomic DNA from bacterium:
GCCAATTGATCGACGCCCAATATTCACGCGACAAAGAATACGAAGCCGATCATTACGGCGTCGTCTACGCCCGCACAGCGGGATTCGATCCGACCCAATCGCTCGCGTTTTTCGATCGGCTCCGGAAGCAAGAAAAGAGCCAGCCTGGCCTCGCCCGCGCGTTCGAAAATCACCCGGAGACCCCAGCTCGCCGTGCGGCGATCTGCACCGAGCTGTTAGGGATGGGGTACCACGTTGTTTGCCCGGCCACATAGAACAGTCGCGGTCGTGCACTCTTAAGTCCATAGTCCGTGTAAAGATCAGCGCCGAGTAACTCCGTCAACTCTCGATGATTTCGCGTGGAGCGTTACGAACTGCGGCGACCAACCGATAACGACCGCCTGAGACATCACCTTTCAGCCGCTGGCACAATGACGATGGAGGCAGTCATGTTCCAGCGGAACCTCGGATCCTGACACGCGGGTCTGATCGTCACCTTGTAGACGATATCGCCCTGCTTACTCTCGCCGAAACCCTGTATGTTGGTCACTTCACCAGCCACCTGGAGGCCCGGGATGCCGTCGAACGTGATGGTAACCGGATCGCCCTCGCGAACACGTGCAACGCTGAGGTCGCTCAAGTCCGTCGTCTCGATGACCCAGGCCGACGTATCTGCCAGACGTACAATCGGCGATCCGCCGGGCACGAACTCGTGCACCGTGGCAACGATCGCTGTGACGACACCGGCGAAAGGTGCGCGGATCTCGGTCTGCGCCAGCGTTTCACGCGCCTGCTCGAGCCGTGCTCGGGCCGCGATCACGTCGGCGGCCGCCGCATCGACGGTTTCGGGACGCGATCCCGCCTCGAGGAGCGCCAGTTGGGCGTTCGCACGCCGGACGTCGGCGGCAGCGGCATCGATTTCCTCCTGCCGCGGTCCCTTCAAGATGAGACGCTCTTGCTGTCTTGCCGCCGCCGCTTGAGTTTCCGCAACCTGAAGCTGGGCGCGCGCAGCCTTGTCGCCTGCCTCGCCCGAAACGTATCGGTTACGGGCCTGCTCCACCGCCTGTTGCGCGACAGCGCCGGCCCGGTAGAGCTGCTCCGTACGGCGGAGGTCCGCTTCGGCAATCTCAAGGTCGGCGTCAGCTTGGCGCACGGCTTGCCGGGCCGCGCGTACCTGCGCGTCTGCCTGCTCCACCGCCATCCTTGCTTGTTCCCGCTCCTCTGGCCGCGCGCCCGCGACCAGCTGACCATACCGCGCCTTGGCCGCGCTGAGCGTTGCGCGAGCCGCTTCAATATCTTGGGCGCGTGGACCGGCGCGCAACTCGGCCAGCCGCGCCTCGGCCGCCTGCACAGCTGCACCCGCTTGACTGACCGCGGCGTTCGCTTGGCGCGCCGCATCCAACCGGGCCAGCACCTGGCCTTTTCGAACACTCGCCCACTCCGGCACGAGGACTTCATCCACCGCCCCACCGACCGGAAGGCTCAGCGAGACATATCGTGCCGGCACGACCCGGGCCTCCGCGAC
This window encodes:
- a CDS encoding HlyD family efflux transporter periplasmic adaptor subunit yields the protein MKRWMLGIAVIVLVAASVLYLRETMPRRAQPPTLPPVTMGGKVVAEARVVPARYVSLSLPVGGAVDEVLVPEWASVRKGQVLARLDAARQANAAVSQAGAAVQAAEARLAELRAGPRAQDIEAARATLSAAKARYGQLVAGARPEEREQARMAVEQADAQVRAARQAVRQADADLEIAEADLRRTEQLYRAGAVAQQAVEQARNRYVSGEAGDKAARAQLQVAETQAAAARQQERLILKGPRQEEIDAAAADVRRANAQLALLEAGSRPETVDAAAADVIAARARLEQARETLAQTEIRAPFAGVVTAIVATVHEFVPGGSPIVRLADTSAWVIETTDLSDLSVARVREGDPVTITFDGIPGLQVAGEVTNIQGFGESKQGDIVYKVTIRPACQDPRFRWNMTASIVIVPAAER